The Desulfurispira natronophila genome contains the following window.
ATCGTCTATTTCCATATCGCCTTGTGCAATGGCCAGGAGTTCTGCATGGGTTTCCATAAGCATCCACTGTCCGCTATGCGTTCCCTCTTTAAGCGCGATCCAGGTTTCACGCCCTCCCACAAACTGAGCGTTACTGTCGGTGATTTCCTCGGAGAGCCGATCGTCAGGTATAACCTGCTGCCCGTCATCGTTCCATTGTGGGTGTCCGGCTCCCATGATGAGGTCGAGTGTCTGTCCGTCCAGCATGTCATTGGCAATTACGCTGAGATTTCTGCGGCTGATGTTACGTGCATTGCTCAAGGCAGCTGGCGTAGCGTGTGACCACATGACGCTGGTTATGGTGCCTACGGCTTTGCCGGTTTCTTTTGCCAGTTCTGCAATGGTTACGGGTGCGGGGCTGCCGGTGCCTTCCGGGTAATTGGTCCAGTTAATGGCACGGTTATAGGTTTTTATGCCTGTGCTTATTGCTGTGGCTGAGGCAGCGGAGTCGGTTGCGTTCTGATGGAGGTAAACGTCTGGGGTATTGTAACTTTCCAGTCCCCAGGCCTTCTCTGGATCGTAACCCACTTGCGGCTGTTGGTCTCCGGTGGGGGAGGAGCTTGTATTCAGAGGGTATGTGGTCATAAGGTACTTATGGTAATCAGGCTGAAAAAAAATGGCTCCGGTTGGATTGTTGTATTCATATATGTTGGCGGCTTCCCAGGCACCAAATGATGCACCGTCGGCTATCATGAGTATGATGTTGTGAGGGTATTCGTTATTAACCTTGCTATTGCTACCGTTGCAACCTGCCAGCATTGCTGCAGTTAAAGCAACGGTAAAAATAATCATAAGGAATATACGTACTTTGGCTCCGCTCTGATGACGCATTATCTTCCTCGTCTTTCTGTAGTGTACTGGATTATGTTACTGTTATTGCGTTGGATAGTCCTCAGACACTCTGCGTAGCCTGATAGTACACTTGGACGGGTACGTGCTGGGCGAGCTTTACAAGTGGGCTGTTGTCTTCGCTTTTGGCTAATCCTCGCAGGGCTGGAAGTTTTGCATCTCCTGTTGAGAGGAGAAGTGCCTGGTGAGAATTTGCCAGTCGATTCAGGCTCAGGCTCAGCCTTTGTGGCGGTGGTTTGGGGGAGTTGTGTACGGGGATAACGGCTGGTGAATTTTGCTCCTTACCCCAGTTTATCCCTGGAAACAGGCTCGCGGTGTGTCCATCTTCGCCTATTCCCAGCAGTACAAGATCGAAGGGCGTGGTATTGTCGAGTTGCTGGTTTGCCTGTATTGCGCCATTTTCTGGGCCAAGTTCTGCGGGGAGGGTGTGCACAGCGGCTACTGGCACGTGATTCAGTAGAGCTTGCTGAGCCATAAAATCGTTGCGCTCGCTGTCACCGGTTGGCAGGCAGCGCTCATCGGTGAAGTATATCTCCCACTTGCTCCAGTCGGTTGTGCCACTGCGCAGGGCGGTGTAAAGTGCCTTGGGTGTAGTGCCACCGGAGAGGACGATACGAAAGCGTTGGGCCTGGTTTATTGCTGTATTGGCTGTCTCCAGCACGTGTCTGCATGCATGGTGGATAAGTGTGTTGGTGTCTTGGAAGTATTGCCATTGGAGTTGCGGGTTTGTATCCACAATATGCCTCGTTTAACAGGAGTTGAAATGTATACGGGTGTTTTTTTTGATTTTGATGGGGTAATTCTAGACTCGGTGGATATTAAAACGCAAGCTTTTGCAGCATTATTTGAGCCTTATGGGCAAGAGGTTCAGCGTCTGGTAGTTGAGTATCATCTGGCTCACGGTGGGGTTTCCCGTTTTGAGAAGTTTAAATATTTTTTTAATATAATTTTACAGCAGGAGCTGAGTGAAGTGGCTGCTCAGTACCTGGGTGAGCGTTTTAATTCCTTGGTGTTTGAGGGTATTTTGGCTGCTCCTTTTGTGCCGGGTGCTTTGGAGTCGCTGGAAGCCCTGCGCGACAGGGGCATTCCTGCTTTTGTGGTTTCCGGTACACCAGAGGATGAATTGCGGGAGATTGTGAAGCAACGTGAATTGGATGGATTTTTCCGGGAGGTTCATGGTTCGCCACGGCTTAAGGATGTGATTGTTGGCGATGTGCTTTTGCGTTATGGGTTACGGCCTTATGAGTGTATATTGGTTGGAGATGCGATGACTGACTACGTTGCGGCCAAGGCGTGTTCTGTTCCTTTTTTGGGGATTGTCAAGGATGCGCATAGTTCGCCTTTTCCGACTGGGACGAGGGTGTCAGAGGTCGTTGATTTGTTTTATGATGCGTGAGGTGTTTTGATGTCCCAGGTTTTGGTTACAACGGTTCCTTTTGGAGATCGGTGTTCGTTGCCTATTGAGTTGCTTGAAGAAAACGGGATTAGCTTTGTCATTAATCCTTTAAATAGAAAGTTGAAAGAGGAGGAGCTGGCCGAGCTGGTTGGTGATTTTGAGGTGCTGATTGCTGGCACTGAAGTTATTTCCGACCGGGTAATGGCCAATGGCCGAAACTTGCGGTTGATTTCGCGGGTTGGGGTTGGACTCGACGGGGTAGACTTGGCTGCGGCCAGGCATCGGGGCATACAGGTGTCTTATACTCCTGATGCTCCTGCTCCTGCGGTGGCAGATTTGTCAATTGGCTTGATCATGTCTCTTTTACGCTGTACTCACTTGTCCAACTTACACATGCATCGCGGGCTTTGGAATCGCTATTTTGGCAAGCGCATCCAGGAGTCTACGGTGGGGATTATCGGTGCGGGCAGAATTGGCATGCGTGTTCTGCACTTGCTGGTTGCTTTGGGGGTAAAAAGGTTACTGGTGCACGATACGGATCCGGCTGTACGCCTTCGCTGTCCAGAGGGTGTGGAGTGGGTCAGCAGGGATGTGGTGCTGGAGGAGTCGGATGCTGTTTCTATTCATGTGCCTTTGACGGGGAAGTCGCGAAATATGATTGCCAGGGATGAGCTTTTACGGATGAAAAGTGATGCGGTTATTGTGAATACGTCCAGGGGTGGAATTATTCATGAGGATGACTTGGCAGATGTGCTGGAGGAGGGGTATTTGGGTGGCGCAGCTGTTGATGTTTTCACCAATGAGCCCTACAGTGGCCGGTTATGTGAGGTGGAGCGTTGCTTGTTGACTTCT
Protein-coding sequences here:
- the pgl gene encoding 6-phosphogluconolactonase; translation: MLETANTAINQAQRFRIVLSGGTTPKALYTALRSGTTDWSKWEIYFTDERCLPTGDSERNDFMAQQALLNHVPVAAVHTLPAELGPENGAIQANQQLDNTTPFDLVLLGIGEDGHTASLFPGINWGKEQNSPAVIPVHNSPKPPPQRLSLSLNRLANSHQALLLSTGDAKLPALRGLAKSEDNSPLVKLAQHVPVQVYYQATQSV
- a CDS encoding HAD family hydrolase, with product MVDKCVGVLEVLPLELRVCIHNMPRLTGVEMYTGVFFDFDGVILDSVDIKTQAFAALFEPYGQEVQRLVVEYHLAHGGVSRFEKFKYFFNIILQQELSEVAAQYLGERFNSLVFEGILAAPFVPGALESLEALRDRGIPAFVVSGTPEDELREIVKQRELDGFFREVHGSPRLKDVIVGDVLLRYGLRPYECILVGDAMTDYVAAKACSVPFLGIVKDAHSSPFPTGTRVSEVVDLFYDA
- a CDS encoding phosphoglycerate dehydrogenase; the protein is MSQVLVTTVPFGDRCSLPIELLEENGISFVINPLNRKLKEEELAELVGDFEVLIAGTEVISDRVMANGRNLRLISRVGVGLDGVDLAAARHRGIQVSYTPDAPAPAVADLSIGLIMSLLRCTHLSNLHMHRGLWNRYFGKRIQESTVGIIGAGRIGMRVLHLLVALGVKRLLVHDTDPAVRLRCPEGVEWVSRDVVLEESDAVSIHVPLTGKSRNMIARDELLRMKSDAVIVNTSRGGIIHEDDLADVLEEGYLGGAAVDVFTNEPYSGRLCEVERCLLTSHMGSMSVDCRTQMEIEATREAVRFLTGQALESTVPELEYEIQRLAGS
- a CDS encoding alkaline phosphatase — translated: MRHQSGAKVRIFLMIIFTVALTAAMLAGCNGSNSKVNNEYPHNIILMIADGASFGAWEAANIYEYNNPTGAIFFQPDYHKYLMTTYPLNTSSSPTGDQQPQVGYDPEKAWGLESYNTPDVYLHQNATDSAASATAISTGIKTYNRAINWTNYPEGTGSPAPVTIAELAKETGKAVGTITSVMWSHATPAALSNARNISRRNLSVIANDMLDGQTLDLIMGAGHPQWNDDGQQVIPDDRLSEEITDSNAQFVGGRETWIALKEGTHSGQWMLMETHAELLAIAQGDMEIDDNSPPLLVTVQANRTLQQRRAGYHPQETPFSTVQTPDLPTLNTMTQAALNYLSVKGSDSGFFLHIEGGAVDWAAHANQTSRLVEEQLDFLDSVETVVEWIGHNGGWDNNLLIITTDHGNAMPMGSNSDTIAHASMTISDIMDGQYIEGENEKGVRWWSDHHTNELVPLFARGIGAEFLEDYITGTDSNFITYYPAWAESGFTGDYIDNTSVFELMKQRLSDSKIHSTQTPP